ACAAACTGTTCCTGACATGTCATCAGCTTATTCCAAACTATCATATATTCGGGATTACAAGTATAATCTGCAAGCTTCTCCATTTCAACTATTTCATGGACACGCTTAATAGATTCTTCTTTCAGCTTAGCAACCAACCCAGTTGCCGCTCTAGTGGTGGGCAACTGAAGCGGTGGGTAGTTCTCGCAATGATCCATGAGAACCGTCACCAAAACCTTCTCAATATACATCCAAGCTTTATGCATAAAATCAACCGGAATCTCAGATACTCCTCTTATCTTCTTCTGTAGCATGGTGATAAATATAGATCGAGGGAGGAAATTGGGAAGTTCAATGCCCATGGCTTCCTCAAGAGCCCGTACCTCTTCCATCAAGAAATCAGCGGGGTTCAATTGTGGAATTCCCATAGACTGGAGCTCATTAGAAAAGCTGGTGAGCTTATCAGCCAGACAAGCAATAGCATGCATCTCGGTATCAGTATCATCAGAGTACTCATCGTACTCACCTCGAATCAATAACTTCCTCAGAGATTCTTTAACAGATCCCATGACCTGCATGAACACAGCCATTGCCTCAGGAATCGACTGCAAATGCTGAGGCATATTATTATTGTATCTCCATTACAACCCGCTCCACACATACCCATAAACAACAAATAGAAAACACCAAATAAAAAACACCTGTTTTTTCTATGATAACACATACATTTACGGCGCCACACATACCCATAAACAACAAATAGAAAACGTCGTCCCCGAGGCTACCACGACACCACCCGCTCCAAAAATTATTGTATCTCCATTACAACCCAGAACTAACTCTATCAAATCCGACCACCATGCCATCATGGCTCAGTCAAGCGCCTGCACGACCACCTCAAACCTCATTTTAAATCgccttttttttcaaaaactaagTGATTCAAATCATAGATCTACGAAAAAAGAAGATGAATTTCAGAAAATTAACTGCATTGGTGAATTTGTTGGAGGATTTCGAATCTATTATGAGTTCATAGTTCAGCAATTAACCCGGGATGTGGAGACCAGTGACCGGAGATGACCACCGACAGCCGCACACCACCAGGAAACGCCATAGACTTCGCCTGATTTTACCAAATATAAATAAGTTGTTGAACTTTCGTTGTTCATATTAGCAGATCTAAAGTTTTTAGATCTCAATTGCGGCGCAACATAGGAACGACATTTTCGACGGCTTGGTAAGGCGAGAAAAGGTGACGGAGGGGAATCGGTGAGGAGATATAGATGTTTGGATCCGAAACATGGTTTCTGGTGATCGGAAAGACGTTTGGCCACCGGCAGGTGAAGTTTGTAGGTGGTTGGTGGGTTTTGAGTGGAAATGGGATGAGAGAAGTATTTGTTTTTTGGTGTGAATGAATAAGAGAGTAGGTGAGGGGAACTGGGAAAGTAATATGCTGAAACGGGATGGTAGACTAAGTTCTAATCAGGACCCTTTATTTGTTTGATCCAATAGTATAGATgagttcgtacagttcgcaccgtaatttggttcgcacaggatcctgattctctctctctctctctctctctctctctctatatatatatatatatatataggggcgggttcaggtacgaactgccttaacgtacgaaccgtacgaactagcttaattaggcagtttttttttttttttttttttttttttcagatacactTTATCTACTTACCATATACACCTCTCATTCAGATACATCTTATAACAtatctagatacactttttcTACACTACAATTctagatgcacttttacactttttttaaCACTATTTTTTTTTGGAAGGTTTAAGAATAACTCCTAGATACATTTTGTACTATttccggatacattttatattattagcggatacactttgtgtaaattgttacaagttttaacactaactctcggatacgttttatattttttgcggatacacatgacattaaTGCCAGATACGCATCTTATTAACCCCAGATACGCATGTCATTAAAGTCAGATACGCATGTCATTAAAGTCAAATACGCATCTTATTAACCCCAGATACGCATGTCATTAAAGTCAGATACGCATTTCCAGATACATTAGCTAGTACctccggatacacatggtattaataCGGGATACATATCCCGTATcaataccatgtgtatctggggtggtattttgtgtatctacTTCCACCACCGTCATCACCGCCCCCACCACCCCCACTACCACCGCTGCCCcacccaccgccaccaccaccacttgCCCCCCACCACTGCCACAACCACGCTAACCCGACTAACACCACACCACTACCACCACTATCACACAAACAACATCGGCTGCATCACCCCACCAACGCGAacgccacaaccaccaccacgaccCCTGCCCCCACTACCATCACGCTGCCGTAACAGTCACCACACCACTAACAGTCATCAAAGATCGCCCAACACACTCCACATAGCACTGCCTCCGACCATCACACCATCCCCCCTGTTGGTCGTACCAAACTTCCGGCGACACAACACACTAGCGCCACACATACCCATAAACAACAAATAGAAAACGTCGTCCCCGAGGCTACCACGACACCACCATTGTTTCTTGTAAATTTGTGTATGCGCATCTTTCCGGTAACCTGATAACTGAGTGATGTTCAGAAATGATATAGGCACCTTGGTCTTACTGAACTCTTCACCTATAActttcatgatggttttgcgcgAATCTGAACCCCAGTATTCTGGATCTTCTATCATTGTTGTTTCATTATAGCAGTTGTTACTAGGTTCGCCACCCCAATCTTCACTTCTGTCAAAATATCACAAAATTTGTTTCATTAAGACCTACTATTAGTTAAGGAAGGAAATCAGTAGTTCATGTTTCTTTTGTTCTAAACTGACAGGGCTAGAAACTGACGGGACTAAAACTAGACGAAATTCCTGCAAACAGTAAAACACAGTTTTCTTTTTGATTGCAAGTGAACTTACTTTCCATGAGTAGGTGACATGCCAATGAAGAACACCCTAGTCTTCTTAAGGTCCATGTTTCTCTGAACCCAATGCAACATGCTCTTCATTGCCATCCTATAAGCGTCTTCAGTCGAGAGCTCTTCGATTTCCTTCTCCTCATCTTGGAATGACCCTTTCCTGAAGACATGTAATCATTCAATCAGCATAATAACAATCATACTCTCTTCGATTCACTGAAGCTTCAATTTTTCCATCTTCAAAAAAgcaaaataattgaaaaagaaTCAGGAGCATTACAATATCTTCATCTTCAGGCCAGTCATCCACCAAAGGTAGGTGTTGAATATCATAATATCGCACCTTTCCGTAAATCCCCGTGCTTTTTAATAGATCCTTTGCGAACAATTATGTCTGCTATTCTGTGCACAACAGCATTGTCGGAGTTTGATTCAAGCAAGAAAGGCGCCTAATAGAACTCTATGCTTGCATTGTACTCCTGAAATCGCAACATCAGCATGTCTCAGTATCATATATACTGCGTTAGCTTGAGACTGACCTTATCATTATTGTATCTCCATTACAACCCAGAACTAACTCTATCAAATCCGACCACCACGCCACCATGGCTCAGTCAAGCGCCTGCACGACCACCTCAAACCTCATTTTAAATCgccttttttttcaaaaactaagTGATTCAAATCATAGATCTACAAAAAAAGAAGATGAATTTCAGAAAATTAACTGCATTGGTGAATTTGTTGGAGGATTTCGAATCTATTATGAGTTCATAGTTCAGCAATTAACCCGGGATGTGGAGACCAGTGACCGGAGATGACCACCGACAGCCGCACACCACCAGGAAACGCCATAGACTTCGCCTGATTTTACCAAATATAAATAAGTTGTTGAACTTTCGTTGTTCATATTAGCAGATCTAAAGTTTTTAGATCTCAATTGCGGCGCAACATAGGAACGACATTTTCGACGGCTTGGTAAGGCGCAAAGGTGACGGAGGGGAATCGGTGAGGAGATATAGATGTTTGGATCCAGAAACATGGTTTGCTGGTGATCGGAAAGACGTTTGGCCACCGGCAGGTGAAGTTTGTAGGTGGTTTGGTGGGTTTTGAGTGGAAATGGGATGAGAGAAGTATTTGTTTTTTTGGTGTGAATGGATAAGAGAGTAGGTGAGGGGAACTGGGAAAGTAATATGCTGACACGGTATGGTAGACTAAGTTCTAATCAAGACCCTTTATTTGTTTGATCCAATGGTATAGATgagttcgtacagttcgcaccgtaatttggttcgcacaggatcctgattctatatatatatatatatatatatatatatatatagaggccgaaTCCGGTGAGGacgttaattatggcgaggcggccggcctcaccaaattcctcCATTAATCCTTCATTTATGGACTAACTTTCTATTGGGCTGAAAATTAAGGGGTCATTCCAAATCTTTTCATTTAGCCCAAAATACTTTCTCTCAATAAAATATTAAATCATACAATAGCCCAATTATACACTCTCTCTCTAAAATATACAAACAAAATTATTTTTCTGAAAATTCTTCAACAAGCAACCTCTCGTACGTTCAACGGAAATTCTTCAGCAAAGCTCATCAATTTGTTCATCGATTGTTAGTggatttcatcaaaacaacattcaacaacgttgattcaagtaatttcagaagaaaaatcgattaattttcaggtaatttcataattttgatgaaaattgagtatattcatacaattctgtcaattcactcataaattcatgatatcaggttcgaatttgatcaaattgaacGATTTTGTAAATAGAACGTTCGAATTTGACCAATATTTTGAGCGATTTCCTTTTTCTCGCGATTTCGTACTACTTACTAaattgtttttgacgattttgcagctctaattgctatggagattgtagatatcacAATTACTGATGATAAAAGTGTTATTGAATCAGGTATatcgttttttatgtaatttttataaaATCAGGTATTTCAGTTTTTTTGCAAGGTTTAGTTTATGAATTGAGTTGAATTTGTGAATCTTACGACCTAATTGAGTGAGTGTAAGAGTTGGTTGAATTGTTACTGTAAGAGTTTATGAATTGAGTGGATTTTgctgtttggtgaatctcagaccttactttttgaatctcagacctagtttagtgaatcttagagcttgttttatgaaacttggtcatcataagttgTTAGAATCACCTTTGCTGCTCttttacttattttgtgaatcttagaccttattttgtgaatcccagatcttactcagtgaatcttagcaaatgatgatagtgtgataattaaataaaacttaaaaatcttcaccaattttttttttaaattatttgaactaataatttgatactttatttagtgaatctcggactttatttggtgaatctcagcctttatttagtgaatcttgggccttattttgtgaatctctgttgttaaacgttactgatacaacttatttatttctttttgtgtGAAGCAGAGACCgtagtttgtgaaactagaaggttattttgtgaaacttaactaatatatacaacctgggtaagattaaaaactgaactaataatctgaaccaaaaagtgaacttgtgaatctcagtccttgtatttgtgaatcctagagctcttTTTGTGAACCCTTTAGAGGAATGACCTATTCTGCTCTCTTCCTTGCTCAGATAATATCCTCAGActttatttgtgaatcacagaccttatttagtgaatcttaaaccttgttttgtgaatgtgaGATGTGACTTTGTGAACCTTTTATCTTCTTAGGTATTGATTCAAATGTCAACAACAACTCACAGTGTAGTGTGACGCCTCGTGTCAGTTGTGGTGAGGTTCCTTGCTCTAATGTTGGTTCTTGTCAGGATGGTGAGGGTTCTACTGTTGTCTTAACAACCCCTACAATGCCAACTATTTCCACTCCTACTACTTTGCTAACTTACACACCGGGTGGCACTGAGCAATGGATAAGTAGGATTGAAGAGAAGTTTACACCCGTGCTTGGCAAAACATTTGTGGACTTAGAGTCAGCAATgttgttctataaaatttatgctattgcttgtgggtttgaagcaaggaagtcttcaaCTAAGAAGTTTAAAGATGGTACTATTCGAACAAAATGCATGGTTTGTCATCGTCAAGGTTTTAATAACAGGAAAAATCATCCTCCCAAAGCTGATGCAAAAACAACAACTGTTGAAACTGGTGACAAAACAAAAGCTGGTGCAATAAGtgcaaatagaaaaacaaaaactGCTAAAACCAGTACAAAAAAGGGTGGAGTTGCAGGTGCAGGTGAAGCTGAGAGTTCCAATAAGCAAAGTGGTACAAGAAtaactaaaattaaaaggtggggttgtgaagcaatgataaaattcatgttccatgaaaacatgtacaagattgaacaattccgtgagggtcacaatcacccagTGACGCCTGTcaaaatagggaatttgagaaacttgctcTTAATATAAATCAACTGAACGAATATCATAAGCAATTGATTATCCAAAATTCGAGATTGAATGTCGTGGTTAGTTTAACATACAAATTATGCAAGGAACAAGCAGAGGGTTTCGAAAATGTTGGAGCTACCCTTACGCAGTTCAAGAATTTCCAAAGGGAAGTAAAGTGTCTACTTAATGGCAAGGATGGACATATGTTCATCTCTCGTTTAGAAACCCTCCGAGAAACAAAAGGGTTGGTATTTTCATATGAAACAGATCTTGTGATGCTTTGACAAGAATTTTTTGGACAAATGCGGATTCCATCAGATGTTACGCATTGTTTGGTGATGCTATTTCATTCGATCCAACCTATGGAACGaacaaatataacatgaaattTGCACCTTTCACTGGCATTGACAATCGCAAAAAGTCAATAACATTTGGATGCGTGTTGTTAGATCATGAAGACGATGACTCATTTATTTGGGCATTTCAGCAGTTCCTGAAAGCAATGGGTGGCAAAGAACCCAATTACATCATCGGTGACCAAGATGCCTAATAATAAATGCGATTTCAGTGTGTTTGGAATATCTTACTTTTGTGAAACTGgttatttatttggtgaatctaggaacattattcgtgaatcttgaagtttattttgtgaatcatagagcgtGTTTTGTGAAAGTTAGATCTTGATTTGTAaaacacaaagctaatattcttaaacttggtcataagttgttgaaattgcctattttgttatttctcttatcttgtgaatctgagaccttgtcttgtgaatctcagaccttatcttgagaatctcagaccttatcttgtgaatctcagacattgttcagtgaatctttgggcttgttatgaGAAAcgtggtcgtggtttaaaatcatctattttactcttaattttgtgaatctcaaaccttatcttgtgaatctcagaccttgttcagtgaatctttgggcttgttatgtgaaacttggtcgtggtttaaaatcatctatgagtctcttaattttgtgaatctcagaccttatcttgtgaatgtcagaccttgttcagtgaatcttagggcttgttatgtgaaacttggtcgtggtttaaaatcatctattttcctcttagttttgtgaatctcagacgttatcttgtgaatctcagaccttgttcagtgaatctcagggcttgttatgtgaaacttgatcgtggtttaaaatcatctattttgctcttaattttgtgaatctcagaccttatcttgtgaatctcagaccttgtttagtgaatctttgggcttgttatgtgacacacaaagctaatattcttaaacttggtcataagttgttgaaattgcctatattgttatttctcttatcttgtgaatctgagaccttgtttagtgaatcttagagcttgattTGTGACCAAAGATCTCTGACAATAGATAATGTGATTTTGTGACTTGCAGCCGTGTTCAAAAAAGCAAGACATCgcttttgcatgtggcacattatgAAGAAAGTAACAGACAAGGTTGGAAGCACAATTTGCAAAGAGACTGATTTCTTAAGTCGTCTGAACAATGTTGTCTGGAGCGAGGACTTGGAGCCTGAGGAATTTGAAGACAATTGGGCTAAGGTCATTAGCGAGTTTTTGTTAGAAGAGAATAAATGGTTGACTGACAAGTTTGCGGAACGAGATCAGTggatacccgcttatttcaggaatgtgccaatgggcaacattttaaaaaccacacaaagatcagagagttcgaatagcttcttcaagagatttgaaaataaatatgggactcttgtagaattttggatgagatttgagagtgccatggaccaacaaaggcacaatctaaagcttcttgaagcacagagccacaacccaatgcctgaaaccctattcaggtcaaactgggaggcccatgcagtgaaggtctatacacatgaagtgttctttgatttccaagaggaggttaaattttcggtaaatgcgtgtagtgtttgtggatacacccaccagatccagtaactaactttgaagtttcaattgttgaggacgcgaacaagcgaaagagatatgcagttgagtacaataggagaacaATGGATGTCCGTTGTGCATGTAAATTGTTTGAAAGGAAAGGTATCTTATGCAACCACATCATTTGGATTTGCTCGGGGAAGTTTAAGGAAATTCCTGAGAAATACATTTTGCGTAGGTGGAGTAAGATTGCACTCAGAAAcccggtttatgatttgaatggaaatctactggaaaacaatgatcttactggtaatagtaagtttggaatgtctcgggtgtggtctgagatttacgcaactgttggtatgctcaaaagaaaagaagaagagtcggatatgagagagtttgccaagctaataaaagaattccgagagaagttggagccaaacccaaagcctttgacCAAAGAACAAGAATTGGAGGCCCTTCTCAACTGCAAGGCTCCAAAAGAAATCAAGATCTTACCACCTAAAGTCTATAGAAACAAAGGTAGTGGTAAAAAAATGGTGAGCAACAAAAATAAGGCAATTATGaaggcaaaaaaaccaaaaaggtTGTGTGTTAAATGTAAACGCATGTCACACCACGATAAAAGAAATTGTCCAAATGAGTTTGCAGAGCATCCTCCTGAGAATCAAGTATGTATAATTCTATTATTGTCTTTCCATTTTAGTGTTGCTTGAAAACGCAACTACTATCGTCTACTAAttcttttttttctaaaaaacaaTTATCTAATAAAGGTTTGATTCTTCACATAGGGAGACAcatcggaagaagaggaagaagaggaagaggtcgagaatgaagaatgatgtaatggagtattcttaagcaacgagaatagagatgacgattgaagaagacaagttttaagctcgatttatttttgtcaatgttgtgaatcctgtGAATCCTGAACCTTATTTTATGAAACTGGAACGtagaattgtgaaacttggttctGAATCTAACATCAAGCGTTTTTATAatttcagaccttgttcagtgaatcatgtgaatctcagaccttgttcagtgaatcttagggcttgttctgtgaaacttggtcgtggttaaAATcgtctattttgctcttaattttgtgaatctcagaccttatcttgtgaatctcagaccttgttcagtgaatcttagggcttgttctgtgaaacttggtctcagaccttatattgtgaatctcagcccttgttcagtgaatcttagggcttgttctgtgaaacttggtcgtggtttaaaataatctattttgctcttaattttgtgaatctcagaccttgttcagtgaatcttagggcttgttctgtgaaacttggtcgtggtttaaaatcatctattttgctcttaattttgtgaatctcagaccttatcttgtgaatctcagaccttgttcagtgaatcttagggcttgttctgtgaaacttggtcgtggtttaaaatcatctattttgctcttaattttttgaatctcagaccttatcttgtgaatctcataccttgttcagtgaatcttagggcttgttctgtgaaacttggtctcagaccttatattgtgaatctcagaccttgttcagtgaatcttagggcttgttctgtgaaacttggttgtggtttaaaataatctattttgctcttaattttgtgaatctcagaccttatattgtgaatctcagtccttgttcagtgaatcttagggcttgttatgtgaaacttggtcgtggtttaaaataatctattttgctcttaattttgtgaatctcagaccttatcttgtgaatctcagaccttttgCTCAACTCATTGACAATGTCAATgtcaaacttggtcgtggtttaaaatcatctactttacaactatcaaatatctttacaatatttgatgaaggcaacaatctttacaactatcaaatatctttacaagagtttAAATATCTTGCCTCGACCCATTTTTGCTCAActcaatgtcaatgtcaatgtcaatgtcaaaTTAGCTCAAATTGCTCAATTCAATGTCAAATTAGCTACATAAGTCACATAAGTGACCCTGAAAAATTATTACgactttacaactatcaaatatctttacaagagttgatgaaggcaacaatctttacaggagcctcgacccacttttgcatattatgacttcacggacaattgtcttctttaattaaacacctatacaaccaaaaacaagtacaattgatttatttacgaaatattcgccaaagttatgaagaaatgatttcacatcatttttaagacaatgaagtgtacctttttagtatttttatcccaTCTAAGTAGTTCTAATATGATCGATTTTCGATATTGTGTCAACTTTTGCCAAGAGCGACATATATTAATGAAGTATATAGACAACGAACctatctttatttggtgaatatcaaaccttgttttgtgattCTCAAAcctctgagattcactgaacaatgtctgagattcacaagataagcctttattttcgtatactaatgaacttacctcaaaatattcacttttggtccataaactatcatcgtccaaggcactcaaccacttcaacagaaaaactccacaatcataactagacaaaaaaaaaatagtaaatggtttaaaatcaacaagctcaaaataataactattgatctgttaacaaaaggaaaaagatacatgcttacataccttgttgtttgttgagggactttGAGATTGACAAATTCCttcgtgtgcatgaactccaaagatttatatgactctcccaaaatagctgaaacatgatgtacctgaaaaagaaaaggcaataacaagatcaaaatatattttggagtatacttttaaaagaaaaggcaataacaatattttggaaaaaaaaaatcatacaatctcttTGGCATGCTTGTTGTCAGGATCCACATTAACAGCCACGCATGAGTCAAGGATGAAATTTTTTCCCTGCTTTATATCACAGACACAAGCCCACCAATGCAGCGGCTCCGTGTTACTATGGAAAGGGATAAAAACCTGAGATAGTAAatgtccaggattcacaaaataaggtccaggattcacaaaataaggtcaaggattcacaaaataaggtcaaggattcacaaaacaaggtcaaggattcacaaaacaagaacaaggattcacaaaacaagttcacaaactaaggtcaaggagttcacaaaataaggttcaggattcacaaaataaggtccaggattcacgaattaagttccaggattcacaaataagttcacaaaataatctccaagattcacaaaataaggtccaggattcacaaaataaggtccgggattcacaaaataagttcacaaaataagtccaggattcacaaaacaagttcaggattcacgaaataaggtccaggattcacaaataagttcacaaaataagttccaagattcacaaaataagctccaagattcacaaaacaagttcaaaaaaaaaaactccaaaattcacaaaataaggtccaggattcacaaaataagttcacaaaataaggtccaggattcacaaaacaagttccagggttcacgaaataaggtccaggattcacaaataaggtccaggattcacaaatatctGACCTTGTCGATATGGCTACCAGCAAGTGGAGTGTAACTGTCATTTATGTGTGCACCTCAAATTTCGGGGTTGTTTTCTCGATGAAGACCCTACAAGTCACAAGAAGGCAATTTTAGAAACAAAGCAACTTTAAGAACGCAAAATACTTGACTATC
This sequence is a window from Silene latifolia isolate original U9 population chromosome 8, ASM4854445v1, whole genome shotgun sequence. Protein-coding genes within it:
- the LOC141595057 gene encoding dynamin-related protein 4C-like, translated to MAVFMQVMGSVKESLRKLLIRGEYDEYSDDTDTEMHAIACLADKLTSFSNELQSMGIPQLNPADFLMEEVRALEEAMGIELPNFLPRSIFITMLQKKIRGVSEIPVDFMHKAWMYIEKVLVTVLMDHCENYPPLQLPTTRAATGLVAKLKEESIKRVHEIVEMEKLADYTCNPEYMIVWNKLMTCQEQFVKIVENENEEPFMEIEGFGRVNVGHIRNHKGVAHQAFDLKLRMTAYWKIVLRRLVDSMALHLLFSIQNLVNKDLEIEIVNELMGPYGDGMKRLLDESPFVAAKRMPKRLLDESRFLVCCVAGNLVRLAGGMV